A portion of the Juglans microcarpa x Juglans regia isolate MS1-56 chromosome 1D, Jm3101_v1.0, whole genome shotgun sequence genome contains these proteins:
- the LOC121246331 gene encoding plant cysteine oxidase 1-like yields MGMFCFPAGGVLPLHDHPGMTVLTKLLYGFVYVKAYDWVKVMNSGCQTFGLTSKAVDGIFKAPCEAFVLFPRSGGNIHSFTALTPCAILDVLSPPYSEELGRPSTYFSDFHIPSLPGYAMLEEKDLPDDLDNLVNKKHKNYVFYSLVGPMV; encoded by the exons ATGGGCATGTTTTGCTTCCCAGCAGGCGGGGTGCTTCCTCTTCATGATCACCCTGGGATGACTGTCTTGACCAAACTCCTTTATGGATTTGTTTATGTCAAAGCTTACGATTGGGTGAAAGTGATGAATTCTGGCTGCCAAACGT TTGGATTGACATCCAAGGCGGTAGATGGCATTTTCAAGGCGCCATGTGAAGCTTTTGTCCTCTTTCCAAGAAGCGGTGGTAACATTCATTCTTTCACTGCGCTGACTCCTTGTGCTATCTTGGATGTGTTATCTCCACCATATTCTGAAGAGCTTGGAAGACCTTCCACTTATTTCTCGGACTTCCACATCCCATCACTGCCTG GCTATGCTATGCTCGAGGAAAAGGACCTACCAGACGATCTAGACAATCTAGTGAACAAAAAGCACAAAAATTATGTGTTTTATTCTTTAGTTGGTCCTATGGTGTGA